The sequence below is a genomic window from Calditerrivibrio sp..
CAAATACCATATACTTATGACACGCAGAACAAACCATCTCAAAAACCACAGCGGTGAAATTTCCTTCCCAGGAGGCAGCAAAGACAAAAAGGATGTTACATTTTTTGATACAGCTATAAGGGAAATGGAAGAGGAGGTAGGCATAGATAAATCCTACATAGAGATCATAGGAATCTTGCAGGATGAGTTTAGCGTAACCTATTACACCGTTAAACCAATCGTTATTTATATAAATAATTTCCATGAAAATATGCTCAGATTAGACACAAATGAAGTTGAGAAAGTGCTTTTAATACCATTAGACTTTTTTTTAGATGGATCACATGAATGGAGAGAACTATGGTTAAGGAATAACGAAAAACACATAAATTTCTTTTATAATTTCAACGGTGAAATAATTTGGGGCCTTTCTGGGA
It includes:
- a CDS encoding CoA pyrophosphatase, with protein sequence KYHILMTRRTNHLKNHSGEISFPGGSKDKKDVTFFDTAIREMEEEVGIDKSYIEIIGILQDEFSVTYYTVKPIVIYINNFHENMLRLDTNEVEKVLLIPLDFFLDGSHEWRELWLRNNEKHINFFYNFNGEIIWGLSGRIIKTFIQLVKKCTISSKLLTPKKLNITTLKPNAT